Proteins co-encoded in one Quercus robur chromosome 8, dhQueRobu3.1, whole genome shotgun sequence genomic window:
- the LOC126696694 gene encoding uncharacterized protein LOC126696694, with the protein MLKRGIKSKAWNGPQKFRIAILLSVILILVLLILLVHDNGRKNILSSGLLKQKWNSFESLVQFNPTMEVLNGTELIWQIPDTPKAVLFLAHGCSGRAVNFWDRSSTCPNCVGLPEERLLVLHALTQKFAVLTISSAGRCWTFGEEMFIVKDIIRWWVEKNKLQKLPLVALGASSGGYFVSVLATQLKFSSITLMIAEGRFDQMDITEDYPPTLFVHMPKDQSRQQKIDENLEILRNKGVDVAEIECMEFPLSSHFFADRIPGIDQTFSTKLFELFQEKGFIDENGYMKNDGRATRWKLALKESNIHLPDKHLAQHIQEELNLAFAYHEMISLHSDQIFKWFESHIS; encoded by the coding sequence ATGTTGAAGCGTGGAATCAAATCAAAGGCTTGGAATGGGCCTCAAAAGTTTCGAATCGCAATTTTACTGTCTGTTATTCTGATTCTTGTACTTTTAATATTGTTAGTTCATGATAATGGTAGAAAAAACATATTATCATCTGGACTTCTGAAGCAGAAATGGAATAGCTTTGAGTCTTTGGTGCAATTTAATCCAACAATGGAGGTTCTGAATGGGACAGAATTGATTTGGCAAATACCTGATACACCTAAGGCAGTTCTTTTTCTGGCACATGGGTGCAGTGGCAGAGCTGTAAACTTTTGGGACAGATCTTCTACCTGCCCTAATTGTGTTGGTTTGCCTGAAGAAAGGCTACTCGTCCTTCATGCTCTTACTCAAAAGTTTGCTGTTCTTACCATATCAAGTGCAGGTAGATGCTGGACATTTGGGGAGGAGATGTTCATTGTTAAAGATATTATAAGGTGGTGGGTTGAGAAAAATAAGCTTCAAAAGCTTCCTCTTGTGGCTTTGGGGGCCTCCTCTGGAGGGTACTTTGTTTCTGTTCTTGCCACTCAGTTGAAGTTCAGTAGTATTACACTTATGATTGCTGAAGGCAGATTTGATCAAATGGATATCACTGAGGATTATCCACCTACACTATTTGTGCACATGCCCAAAGATCAATCAAGGCAGCAGAAGATAGatgaaaatttggaaattttgagaaataaagGTGTTGATGTCGCAGAGATTGAATGCATGGAGTTCCCCTTGTCTTCACACTTTTTTGCGGACAGAATTCCAGGTATTGACCAAACTTTTTCTACTAAGTTGTTTGAACTTTTCCAAGAGAAGGGCTTCATTGATGAAAATggatatatgaaaaatgatGGACGTGCTACACGTTGGAAACTAGCACTTAAGGAGAGTAATATCCATTTGCCAGATAAGCATTTAGCACAACACATCCAAGAGGAGTTGAATCTTGCATTTGCCTACCATGAAATGATTAGCTTACATTCTGACCAGATCTTTAAATGGTTTGAATCTCATATAAGCTGA
- the LOC126696695 gene encoding protodermal factor 1 isoform X2 translates to MERQTSKFSSMFTWTLVAALLSQNLVMHVVSTSFEDQKNYFHFPPDPHFPGGSPPITGSPPYVSTPPPDGGYGTPPQHGGTPPSYGNPPHGGTPPSYGNPPHGGTPPSHGNPPHHGGHSPKPPSPSNCGTPPHHDPTPSTPSTPPSGGGGYYNSPPTSQGSPPTPIIETPPSTTTPPPSPLVPTPPFLPDPNSPIIGTCTYWRTHPGIIWGLLGWWGTMGNAFGVTSVPGFGAHLTLQQALSNTRTDGLGALYREGTASLLNSMVNNRFPFTTKQVRESFMAALSSNKAAAAQAHLFKQANEGKLKPRD, encoded by the exons ATGGAGAGGCAGACAAGCAAGTTTAGTTCTATGTTCACATGGACTTTGGTCGCTGCATTGCTCTCTCAGAACTTGGTGATGCATGTAGTGTCAACAAGCTTTGAAGATCAGAAGAACTACTTCCACTTCCCTCCAGACCCACATTTCCCCGGAG GTAGTCCTCCGATTACAGGGAGTCCTCCCTATGTAAGCACACCACCACCAGATGGAGGCTACGGAACACCACCACAACACGGAGGCACACCACCTTCTTATGGAAATCCACCACATGGAGGCACACCACCTTCTTATGGAAATCCACCACATGGAGGCACACCACCTTCTCATGGAAATCCACCACATCACGGAGGCCACAGCCCAAAACCACCAAGCCCTTCAAATTGTGGAACCCCCCCACATCATGATCCAACTCCATCAACACCATCTACTCCTCCTTCAGGAGGCGGTGGTTACTACAATTCCCCACCAACTTCACAAGGTAGCCCCCCAACACCAATCATCGAAACCCCGCCAAGCACCACCACCCCTCCACCAAGCCCCCTCGTACCTACACCTCCATTCCTCCCTGATCCTAATTCACCCATCATTGGTACATGCAC TTACTGGAGGACTCACCCAGGAATTATCTGGGGTCTGTTAGGCTGGTGGGGAACTATGGGCAATGCATTTGGTGTGACTAGCGTTCCAGGGTTTGGAGCACACCTCACCTTGCAGCAAGCACTTTCCAACACACGAACTGATGGGCTTGGGGCACTATATAGAGAAGGGACTGCTTCCTTGCTCAACTCCATGGTGAACAATAGATTCCCTTTCACAACAAAGCAGGTCAGGGAGAGTTTTATGGCAGCACTCAGCTCAAACAAGGCCGCAGCAGCTCAGGCTCATCTTTTCAAGCAGGCAAATGAGGGCAAACTCAAGCCCAGAGACTAG
- the LOC126696695 gene encoding protodermal factor 1 isoform X1, with amino-acid sequence MERQTSKFSSMFTWTLVAALLSQNLVMHVVSTSFEDQKNYFHFPPDPHFPGGSPPITGSPPYVSTPPPDGGYGTPPQHGGTPPSYGNPPHGGTPPSHGNPPHHGGHSPKPPSPSNCGTPPHHDPTPSTPSTPPSGGGGYYNSPPTSQGSPPTPIIETPPSTTTPPPSPLVPTPPFLPDPNSPIIGTCTYWRTHPGIIWGLLGWWGTMGNAFGVTSVPGFGAHLTLQQALSNTRTDGLGALYREGTASLLNSMVNNRFPFTTKQVRESFMAALSSNKAAAAQAHLFKQANEGKLKPRD; translated from the exons ATGGAGAGGCAGACAAGCAAGTTTAGTTCTATGTTCACATGGACTTTGGTCGCTGCATTGCTCTCTCAGAACTTGGTGATGCATGTAGTGTCAACAAGCTTTGAAGATCAGAAGAACTACTTCCACTTCCCTCCAGACCCACATTTCCCCGGAG GTAGTCCTCCGATTACAGGGAGTCCTCCCTATGTAAGCACACCACCACCAGATGGAGGCTACGGAACACCACCACAACACGGAGGCACACCACCTTCTTATGGAAATCCACCACATGGAGGCACACCAC CTTCTCATGGAAATCCACCACATCACGGAGGCCACAGCCCAAAACCACCAAGCCCTTCAAATTGTGGAACCCCCCCACATCATGATCCAACTCCATCAACACCATCTACTCCTCCTTCAGGAGGCGGTGGTTACTACAATTCCCCACCAACTTCACAAGGTAGCCCCCCAACACCAATCATCGAAACCCCGCCAAGCACCACCACCCCTCCACCAAGCCCCCTCGTACCTACACCTCCATTCCTCCCTGATCCTAATTCACCCATCATTGGTACATGCAC TTACTGGAGGACTCACCCAGGAATTATCTGGGGTCTGTTAGGCTGGTGGGGAACTATGGGCAATGCATTTGGTGTGACTAGCGTTCCAGGGTTTGGAGCACACCTCACCTTGCAGCAAGCACTTTCCAACACACGAACTGATGGGCTTGGGGCACTATATAGAGAAGGGACTGCTTCCTTGCTCAACTCCATGGTGAACAATAGATTCCCTTTCACAACAAAGCAGGTCAGGGAGAGTTTTATGGCAGCACTCAGCTCAAACAAGGCCGCAGCAGCTCAGGCTCATCTTTTCAAGCAGGCAAATGAGGGCAAACTCAAGCCCAGAGACTAG
- the LOC126694006 gene encoding taxadiene 5-alpha hydroxylase, protein MAAQLGYVVSCIFSLLVAIVSITFTFLKHKKNYKKSKKLPPGQMGLPWIGETMEFYKAQRKNQLFEEFVQPRITKYGKIFKTRLMGSPTVVVNGADANRFFLSNEFKLVISSWPSSSVQLMGKDSIMEKQGERHRCLRGLIGTSLGYAGLEALVPKVCNSVQLHLKTKWHGQEKVSLYRSTKVLTFSIVFECLLGIKVEPGMLATFERVLEGVFAPPIRFPGSKFSRARKARLEIEKMLISAVREKKKEMEGRLEGGDEDGLLMSRLVSGMIKGEISEEEVVDNMVLLVFAAHDTTSYAIAMTFKMLALHPNCYALLLQEHVDIMSNKIPGENLTLEDMKKMKYTWQVARESMRLFPPIFGSFRKAIADIEYEGFTIPKGWKVLWTTYGTHYDDDYFQDPLSFNPSRFEEPIPPYVFVPFGGGPRVCAGYQLAKLNILIFVNFIVTHYDWSLLYPDETITMDPLPFPSHGMPIKISPKLL, encoded by the exons ATGGCTGCACAACTTGGCTATGTTGTTTCTTGTATATTCTCTCTCTTAGTTGCAATAGTCTCTATCACTTTCACTTtcttgaaacacaaaaaaaactataaaaaatccAAGAAGCTACCACCTGGGCAGATGGGACTTCCTTGGATAGGTGAAACAATGGAGTTCTACAAAGCTCAACGTAAGAACCAACTTTTCGAGGAGTTTGTTCAACCTCGGATTACGAAGTATGggaaaatattcaaaacaaggCTAATGGGGTCACCGACAGTAGTGGTGAATGGAGCTGATGCTAATAGGTTCTTCTTGTCTAATGAGTTCAAGTTGGTGATAAGCTCGTGGCCTTCTTCGTCGGTTCAGCTCATGGGCAAGGACTCCATCATGGAAAAACAAGGCGAGAGGCACCGGTGCCTTCGTGGGCTCATAGGCACAAGTCTTGGCTATGCAGGGCTTGAGGCTTTAGTGCCTAAAGTTTGCAACTCTGTTCAATtgcacctaaaaacaaaatGGCATGGCCAAGAGAAGGTTAGCCTTTACCGTTCCACAAAGGTTTTGACATTTTCCATAGTGTTTGAGTGCTTGTTGGGGATTAAGGTAGAGCCAGGAATGCTTGCAACTTTTGAGAGGGTTTTGGAAGGGGTTTTTGCTCCACCAATTAGGTTTCCTGGCTCTAAGTTTTCTAGAGCAAGAAAGGCAAGGCTAGAGATAGAAAAGATGTTGATAAGTGCagtgagagagaagaagaaggagatggAAGGAAGGTTGGAAGGAGGAGACGAGGATGGGTTGTTGATGTCAAGATTGGTGTCTGGGATGATTAAAGGGGAGATTAGTGAAGAAGAGGTTGTCGATAACATGGTCTTGCTAGTTTTTGCAGCTCATGACACAACTTCTTATGCCATTGCCATGACATTCAAAATGTTGGCTCTGCACCCTAACTGCTATGCCCTCCTCCTTCAAG AACATGTTGATATAATGAGCAACAAAATACCGGGTGAGAATCTAACATTGGAGGatatgaagaagatgaagtatACTTGGCAAGTTGCTCGTGAGAGCATGCGGCTGTTCCCTCCTATCTTTGGTTCATTCAGGAAAGCAATTGCTGACATTGAATACGAAGGATTCACCATTCCCAAAGGATGGAAG GTACTGTGGACAACATATGGAACTCATTATGATGATGATTATTTTCAAGACCCACTGAGTTTCAATCCAAGTAGATTTGAGGAGCCCATACCACCATATGTATTTGTTCCCTTCGGAGGAGGCCCAAGAGTGTGTGCAGGGTACCAACTAGCCAAATTGAATATCCTCatctttgttaattttattgtaACCCATTATGATTGGTCCTTACTATATCCAGACGAGACAATCACCATGGACCCCCTTCCATTTCCTTCGCATGGAATGCCCATAAAGATTTCTCCTAAGTTGCTATAA
- the LOC126696379 gene encoding MDIS1-interacting receptor like kinase 2-like, which translates to MDLGLNKLSGSLPQELGNLTSLRGLFLDGNILTCMIPISIGNLGNLTSLYLSDNKLSGSICNEIGMLKSLTRLALQDNNLSGSIPTSIGNLGNLSALFLNDNKLSGPIPQEIGKLGSLFQLGLYTNNLSGPIPTSIGNLTNLYLLSLAENNLWGSIPSSLGNMKNLKTLELFMNKLSGNIPLEIGKLKLLTALELFTNELNGSISFEFNNLTNLKYLGLEENMLTGYLPRNVCNGGSLQNFTAFDNNFVGSIPISLRNYTSLVRVRLERNQLRGNLSEDFGIYPNLMYIDLSYNHFYGELSQKWGQCQSLQSLKISNNRISGVIPLELGRSTEIHILDLSFNHLVGQIPKELGKLTSLFLLHLGDNQLSGSIPSEIGMLSNLQFLILSSNNLTGSFPKQILESTFGEMSSLTNVDISYNCLEGPLPNNKAFSEAPFEALRNNKELAYTMEVNEKCDVYRLGVLTLEVIMGNHPGDLISFLSSSFSSSATTSTTHDIQLKDILDQCLKSPRNQVAFKVVLIAKLALACLATNPKSRPTMQEVSKKLSIEKAPTLEVVDMLTFSLRLNNA; encoded by the exons ATGGATCTTGGTCTGAACAAACTTTCTGGTTCCCTTCCTCAAGAACTTGGAAATCTAACCTCTCTTAGGGGACTCTTTTTGGATGGTAACATCCTCACGTGCATGATACCTATATCTATAGGAAACTTGGGCAACTTAACCAGTTTATATCTCAGTGATAACAAGCTTTCTGGATCCATTTGTAATGAAATTGGGATGCTTAAATCTCTTACTCGGCTTGCTCTGCAAGACAACAATCTCTCAGGTTCAATTCCTACTTCTATAGGAAATTTAGGCAACCTGAGTGCTCTCTTCCTCAATGACAATAAACTTTCTGGACCCATACCTCAAGAAATTGGCAAGTTGGGATCTCTTTTTCAGTTGGGCCTGTATACTAACAATCTTTCTGGTCCGATTCCTACTTCTATAGGAAACCTGACCAACTTGTATCTGCTATCCCTTGCTGAAAACAATCTTTGGGGATCTATCCCATCCTCTCTTGGGAACATGAAGAATCTCAAAACCTTGGAACTTTTTATGAATAAGTTATCAGGCAATATCCCACTAGAAATAGGAAAGCTCAAACTTCTTACCGCTTTAGAGTTGTTTACGAATGAGCTTAATGGCTCCATCTCATTCGAATTTAATAATCTTACAAACCTGAAGTATTTGGGATTGGAGGAAAACATGTTGACTGGTTATCTTCCACGAAATGTTTGTAATGGTGGGTCCCTTCAAAACTTCACAGCATTTGACAATAATTTCGTAGGTTCCATTCCAATAAGTTTGAGAAATTACACTAGCTTAGTACGAGTAAGGCTTGAGAGGAACCAGTTAAGAGGAAATTTATCAGAAGACTTTGGCATATACCCAAATTTGATGTATATCGATTTGAGTTATAACCATTTCTATGGGGAACTTTCTCAAAAGTGGGGGCAGTGCCAAAGTCTGCAAAGCTTAAAAATCTCCAATAATAGAATTTCTGGTGTAATACCTCTTGAGCTTGGAAGATCCACTGAGATACACATACTTGATCTCTCGTTCAATCATCTAGTTGGGCAGATTCCAAAGGAATTAGGAAAGTTGACATCATTGTTTCTCCTTCATTTGGGTGATAATCAACTTTCTGGTAGTATTCCATCAGAAATTGGGATGCTATCCAATCTgcaatttcttattctttcatCCAACAATTTAACAGGATCATTTCCCAAACAAATATTGGAGT CCACTTTTGGTGAAATGTCAAGCTTGACCAATGTTGATATATCATACAATTGCTTGGAAGGTCCTCTACCCAACAATAAGGCCTTTAGCGAGGCTCCATTTGAAgcattaagaaataataaag AGCTTGCATATACAATGGAAGTGAATGAAAAATGTGATGTTTATAGATTAGGAGTGTTAACATTGGAAGTGATCATGGGAAATCATCCAGGAGACCTCATTTCATTTCTCTCATCATCATTTTCATCATCAGCAACAACTTCAACCACCCATGATATACAATTGAAGGACATTTTAGATCAATGCCTCAAATCTCCTAGAAATCAAGTCGCATTCAAAGTGGTCTTGATTGCAAAGCTTGCattggcatgcttggcaaccaATCCAAAATCTAGGCCAACCATGCAAGAGGTTTCCAAGAAGCTATCTATTGAAAAAGCACCTACACTGGAGGTGGTCGACATGCTTACCTTCAGTTTACGATTGAACAATGCTTGA